The following proteins are encoded in a genomic region of Armatimonadota bacterium:
- a CDS encoding MogA/MoaB family molybdenum cofactor biosynthesis protein — translation MAGLAGRRVAVLTVSDTVAAGRGPDTSGDRIMAWATHHGAEVVAREAVADDRAAVAARLRHLADEVGAALVLTTGGSGVAPRDVTPEATLDVVERLVPGLPEWARARTAAATPLAVLSRGVAGVRGRTLIVNLPGSPRGVEEWLAVLEGVLPHALDLLAGEGPPWGRPHA, via the coding sequence GTGGCCGGCCTGGCCGGGCGGCGCGTCGCCGTCCTCACCGTGAGCGACACAGTGGCCGCCGGGCGCGGGCCGGATACCAGCGGCGACCGCATCATGGCGTGGGCCACGCACCACGGCGCCGAGGTAGTGGCGCGCGAGGCGGTGGCGGACGACCGGGCGGCGGTGGCCGCGCGCCTGCGCCACCTGGCCGACGAGGTGGGCGCCGCCCTCGTGCTGACGACCGGGGGGAGCGGCGTGGCGCCGCGCGACGTCACCCCGGAGGCGACGCTCGACGTCGTCGAGCGCCTGGTCCCCGGACTGCCCGAGTGGGCCCGCGCCCGCACCGCCGCCGCGACCCCGCTGGCCGTCCTCTCCCGCGGCGTGGCTGGCGTGCGGGGGCGCACCCTCATCGTGAACCTCCCGGGGAGCCCGCGCGGCGTGGAGGAGTGGCTCGCGGTCCTGGAAGGAGTCCTGCCCCACGCCCTCGACCTGCTGGCCGGGGAGGGCCCGCCGTGGGGCCGCCCCCACGCCTGA
- the moaC gene encoding cyclic pyranopterin monophosphate synthase MoaC, with protein sequence MAKARAKGGAAPRLSHVDGTGRARMVDVAAKPETRREAVARGEVVMQPATLQLIAAGGVAKGDVLTLAETAGVMAAKRTDEWIPLAHTLPLTEVRVTCRPAPPDRVAIEAVARTVGRTGVEMEALVAVAAAALTVYDMCKAADRGMTIDRIRLVRKRGGRSGDYRRPGEAG encoded by the coding sequence TTGGCTAAGGCGCGGGCGAAGGGCGGCGCGGCCCCGCGTCTCAGCCACGTCGACGGGACGGGTCGGGCGCGCATGGTGGACGTGGCCGCCAAACCCGAGACCCGGCGCGAGGCGGTGGCGCGCGGCGAGGTGGTGATGCAGCCCGCCACGCTGCAGCTCATCGCGGCCGGGGGCGTAGCCAAGGGTGACGTCCTGACGCTGGCCGAGACCGCCGGGGTGATGGCGGCCAAGCGCACCGACGAGTGGATTCCCCTCGCCCACACTCTGCCGCTCACCGAGGTGCGGGTGACCTGCCGCCCCGCGCCGCCGGACCGCGTGGCCATCGAGGCGGTGGCGCGCACGGTCGGGCGCACCGGCGTGGAGATGGAGGCGCTCGTGGCCGTGGCGGCCGCGGCGTTGACCGTCTACGACATGTGCAAGGCGGCGGACCGGGGGATGACCATCGACCGCATCCGGCTAGTGCGCAAGCGCGGCGGCCGCAGCGGCGACTACCGGCGACCGGGGGAGGCGGGATAG
- a CDS encoding molybdopterin molybdotransferase MoeA, producing MRVFTRLLTPDDARARYRAQWHPRPTPAETVPLTSALGRVLADDVTAAEDLPPFDRSTVDGYALRTDTVAAAAPLPAGDAASGGGVRLRLVGAVRMGEAAAVPVGVGEAVQVPTGGMLPPGADAVVMQEEVVREGDLLVLSRLPAPGENVLRRGADVRAGQVVLPAGRRLRPADLGILAGLGITRVAVRRPPRVAIFSSGDEVVPPEAVPAPGQVRDMNAPTLAALVREAGGEPAVEEILPDDRPVVEARLRQAVAACDLVLVSGGSSVGERDVVVDAIAALGPPGIVVHGIAIKPGKPTVLALAGATPVVGLPGNPVSAMVIFARFVRPLLAALLGTAEEPARYTTARLARTLRAPAEREEHVRVRLEVRGGEHWAVPLPAASGVLTSMVRADGFVVLPPGREAAEGSVVEVELLG from the coding sequence ATGCGCGTCTTCACCCGGCTCCTCACGCCCGACGACGCCCGGGCGCGCTACCGGGCGCAGTGGCACCCGAGGCCCACCCCGGCGGAGACGGTGCCGCTCACCTCGGCCCTGGGGCGCGTCCTGGCCGACGACGTAACCGCTGCCGAGGACCTCCCGCCGTTCGACCGGTCGACCGTGGACGGCTACGCGCTGCGCACGGACACCGTCGCCGCGGCAGCGCCGCTCCCGGCGGGCGACGCAGCCTCTGGTGGAGGCGTCCGGCTGCGCCTCGTCGGCGCGGTGCGCATGGGCGAGGCGGCGGCTGTCCCGGTGGGCGTGGGTGAGGCCGTCCAGGTCCCCACCGGGGGGATGCTCCCGCCGGGGGCCGACGCGGTGGTGATGCAGGAGGAGGTGGTGCGCGAGGGCGACCTCCTGGTGCTCTCGCGCCTCCCCGCCCCCGGGGAGAACGTCCTGCGCCGCGGCGCCGACGTGCGCGCGGGCCAGGTGGTGCTCCCCGCCGGCCGTCGCCTCCGTCCCGCCGACCTGGGCATCCTGGCCGGTCTTGGAATCACCCGGGTGGCGGTACGCCGGCCCCCGCGCGTGGCCATCTTCTCCAGCGGCGACGAGGTGGTGCCGCCCGAGGCGGTGCCGGCTCCAGGGCAGGTGCGCGACATGAACGCCCCGACCCTCGCCGCGCTCGTGCGCGAGGCCGGCGGCGAGCCCGCAGTCGAGGAGATCCTGCCCGACGACCGCCCGGTGGTCGAGGCCCGCCTGCGCCAGGCCGTGGCCGCCTGTGACCTGGTGCTGGTCTCGGGGGGGAGCTCGGTGGGTGAGCGAGACGTGGTCGTGGACGCCATCGCGGCGCTGGGCCCGCCCGGCATCGTGGTGCACGGGATCGCCATCAAGCCCGGCAAGCCCACGGTGCTGGCCCTGGCCGGCGCCACGCCGGTGGTGGGGCTGCCCGGCAACCCGGTCTCGGCGATGGTGATCTTCGCCCGTTTCGTCCGGCCGCTGCTGGCCGCGCTGCTCGGGACGGCGGAGGAGCCGGCGCGCTACACCACCGCCCGTCTGGCCCGCACCCTGCGCGCGCCGGCCGAGCGGGAGGAGCACGTGCGGGTGCGGCTGGAGGTGCGGGGAGGGGAACACTGGGCCGTGCCGCTGCCGGCGGCCTCGGGGGTGCTCACCTCGATGGTCCGCGCAGACGGCTTCGTCGTCCTGCCCCCTGGCCGGGAGGCGGCGGAGGGGTCGGTTGTGGAGGTGGAGCTCCTTGGCTAA